The Chryseobacterium sp. LJ668 genome segment AAAACCGATAAAGAAATTACTAAAATGGTATGATAGCCTCCAAAAGGCAAAAAACCTACAAAAACTCCTAGTGCTATAGAAAATGCTTTTACACGTGGGGTACCTTCGCTTTCTAAAATATCTTCCTGTATGAATCTTTTTAAACTTTTCTTCCTGAAGTTGTGAATAAAATTTCTCGGAATAATGAAAAATAAAGTAATAATCACCAAAATTATATTCAAAATGCTGATTCGTGTGAAATCTTTAAAAGGTCTGAAGTGCGTAACTCTTTCCGCAGGATCATACAAAACCTTGATCGGGACGTTTTTAATAGGAATTCGCCTCCATGCTGTTCTTACAATGATTTCAATTTCGAACTCAAATTTTGGTGTGAAATATTTTTTAGGAATTTTTTGTAAAGGATATAACCGGTAACCAGATTGGGTGTCTTCCAAGTGAATTCCGGTTTCAAACCAAAACCAAAAATTAGAAAAACGGTTTCCGAAGCTGCTTTTCTTAGGAATTCCATCTTGTGACATGTTTCGGTTTCCTATCAATAAAACATCTTGGTTTTCATCCAATAAAGCTTCCGTAAAAACAGGAATGTCATCCGGATAATGCTGTCCGTCAGAATCGATTGTTATGGCGTAATTGAAACCTAATGTAATTGCTTTTCTGAAGCCAATTTTTAAACCATTTCCTTTTCCTTTGTTTTCGGGGAGATGAATAACAGTGATTTGACTGTAATTTTTTAAAATATCTGAAGTGGAATCTGTAGAGCCGTCATTGACGACAATGATATTTTTGGCATATTCTAAAACCCCGTCTATCACTCTTCTCAGAGTTTTTTCGTTGTTGTAGGTAGGAATTAAAACGCAGATTTTCTTTTCTTTAATTACGTTTTGAACTTCAGAGAGAATCATGATTTATTTTAAACCGTTTTTTTCTGCTGCCGTCATCGTTTTAGACTGCATTGCAAATTTTTTGATATAGGTTTTCAAGGCAGCATTCTGCTTTGAATAATTACTAAGAATAAAAGCTTTATCTTCCTTTAAATTTTTAGAATAGCCAACAATTTTTGGAATATTTTCCTGAACACTCATTCGGATAACTCTTAATTCTGCATTACTGGGATTGTTTTTGATGACGCTTTCAAGGTGAGTAACTCCGGATTTTACAAATGATTTTCTTTTATTTTTTTCGGTTGTTACTTTTGCTTCAAGAATTTCCGCAGCAGCTTTATACGCTGAAATCACTGGATCAGAAGACGTTTTTTTATCAGCAATCTCAATGAAATTTTTTGCACCTTCCATAGAAAGATTTGCTTTAGAATAAGCATTTCTCAAAGCTTCAAGATCTGAGCTCTGGAAAAATAAAAATAAACCAGTGAATAATGATAAGATCAGTCTCATGACAATTGAATATAATGTACAGACATCTTTAATGCAATAGTCTCGCCAAATAAAGTCGTATTCTTTACTTTCACATCGTTTTCAACTTCTGTAATATCCAATTGCAAAGTCAATTCGGGAGTTTCAAAAGGGTTGATGATTGCCATGAATTTCACATTAGATGCAGATTTCAAAAATAATTTTTTACCGGTAAATTTTTCTGTTAGCTCTTTTACGATCTGCATCATACAAACTCCTGGTGTAACAGGGTTTCCCGGAAAATGACCTCTAAAAATATCGTGTTCTTTATTAAGGATTATATGGGCAATAAAGCTACCGTTGTCACTTTTATTGTGTGATTGCAAGGTATAAAAATCTGTTAGTATAGTGTTCA includes the following:
- a CDS encoding 3-hydroxyacyl-ACP dehydratase, with product MNTILTDFYTLQSHNKSDNGSFIAHIILNKEHDIFRGHFPGNPVTPGVCMMQIVKELTEKFTGKKLFLKSASNVKFMAIINPFETPELTLQLDITEVENDVKVKNTTLFGETIALKMSVHYIQLS
- a CDS encoding DUF2062 domain-containing protein → MILSEVQNVIKEKKICVLIPTYNNEKTLRRVIDGVLEYAKNIIVVNDGSTDSTSDILKNYSQITVIHLPENKGKGNGLKIGFRKAITLGFNYAITIDSDGQHYPDDIPVFTEALLDENQDVLLIGNRNMSQDGIPKKSSFGNRFSNFWFWFETGIHLEDTQSGYRLYPLQKIPKKYFTPKFEFEIEIIVRTAWRRIPIKNVPIKVLYDPAERVTHFRPFKDFTRISILNIILVIITLFFIIPRNFIHNFRKKSLKRFIQEDILESEGTPRVKAFSIALGVFVGFLPFGGYHTILVISLSVLFKLNKVLAFVASNVSLPPFIPLIIAVSLFLGAPFVAGEGDIFNQEFNFDLVKNNLLQYVIGSLILATSMSFISGAFTFFFLNKMRPKNN